The Pseudoxanthobacter soli DSM 19599 sequence GCTCGGTCGGGCGCAGCCTGTTCGATGCGGCGACGGCGGGTGGCGCGCGGGCGCTCGGCCGGCCGGGCGCCGCCATCGCACCGGGCCTTCCGGCGGATCTCGTCGTGCTCGACGGCGCCAATCCGTTCATCGCGACCTCGCGCGGCGATGCGGTTCTGGATCGCTGGATGTTCGCTCTCGGCGACCGCGCGGTGCGCGACGTGATGGTGGGCGGTGCCTGGCAGATCCGGGAGGGTCGCCACGCCCGCGACGAAGAGATCGATCGCGCCTTCGCCGGCGTGCTCGAACGGCTGGCGTCCATCTGAGGGAGACATCGGCCGCCTGGGAAAAGACCACGGCTTTCGCCGGGGTCGGAATGAGTGACGAGGGCGAAGCCATCGCCCCGGCAGCGCGATACGGCGCTCACGAACAACACCGCAAACGACGGACCAGACAGAAGGGGATCTGAAGATGACCAACCGCAGGCATTTCCTCAACGCCATCGCCGCGATCGGCCTCGGCGTGCTCGCGCTTCCGGGCGTTGCCGCCGCGAAGGAATGGAAGACCGTCACGATCGCGCTCGAGGGCGCCTATGCGCCGTGGAACCTGACCAATCCCGACGGCAGCCTGGACGGCTTCGAGCCGGAACTCGCCAAATATCTCTGCGCCCACGCCAAGCTCGACTGCAAGCTGATCCCGCAGGATTGGGACGGCATGATCGCGGCCCTGAACGCCGGCAAGTTCGACGTCATCATGGACGCGCTGTCGATCACCGACGAGCGCAAGCAGGTGATCGATTTCTCGATCCCCTACGCCGCCACCCACGCCGCCTTCGCCGCCACCAAGGACAGCGCCTTCGCCAATGCCGCCGGCACGGGCACGGTGGTGAAGTTCACCCCGGAACTGACCGACGCCAAGCCGACCATCGAGGCGCTGCGCCAGAAGTTCAAGGGCGCGACCATCGGCATCCAGGCCGCGACGGTCTACGCGAAGTTCATCTATGACAACTTCGGCGATATCGCCACGGTGCGCGAATACAAGACCGGCGGCGAGCGCGATCTCGACCTGGAGACGGGGCGTCTCGATCTCGCGTTCGACGACGCGGTCTACCTGCTCTCGGCCTTCGAGAAGGCCAATGGCTCCCTCGCCTTCACCGGTCCTGAAGTCGGCGGCACCATCTTCGGCGTCGGCGAGGGCCTCGGCCTGCGCAAGTCCGATCCCGAGCTGAAGGCCAAGTTCGACGAGGCCATCAAGGCCGCGCTCGCCGATGGCACGATCAAGACGCTGTCGATGAAGTGGTTCAAGACCGACGTCACGCCCTGAGGCCAGCGACCGCCGCCCGCCCGGACCGGATCCGGGCGGGTGGTGAAAAGAGCGGTTGAATCCGGCGTGAAGTCCGGAAAGCTGGACGCCGGCCCGGCGAGCCCGTCGGCCGCAGGCAAGTCGAACGCGCTCCATGTTCGCGCGCAGAGGGGGAGGCGATGTCGATCCTGGATTTGCTGGGGTTCGGCCCCAAGGGATGGGGCGGGCTTCTGCTCGTCGCGGCCCTGACGACGCTCGCCGTGACCCTGACGGCGCTCGCGATCGGTGCGGTCATCGGCACGCTCGTGACGGCGATGAAGCTTGCCCGCTCGCGGGTGCTGCGCGTCGTCGCCACCGCCTACACGACCGTGTTCCGCGGCGTGCCGGAACTTCTGGTGATCTATCTCATCTATTTCGGCGGTTCGAGCGCGGTGACGGCGGCGGGCCACTGGCTGGGCGTCGAGGGCTTTCTCGGGATGCCGTCCTTCATCGCCGGTGCACTTGCGGTCGGCCTGATCGCCGGCGCCTACGAGGCGGAAGTGTTCCGCGGGGCCTATCTCGCGATCCCGCTCGGCGAAATCGAGGCGGCGAAGGCCGTCGGCATGCCGACCTTCATGCGGCTTCGGCGCATTATCCTGCCTCAGGTGCTGCGCACGGCGATCCCGGGCCTCGGCAATGTCTGGCAGCTGAGCCTGAAGGACAGCGCGCTGGTGTCCGTGACCGGCCTTGCGGATCTCATGCGGACGAGCCAGGTCGCCGCCGGCTCCACCCGGCAATATTTCCTGTTCTTCATCGTGGGCGGCGCGCTCTACCTCATTCTCACCAGCCTGTCGGATCGCATCTTCACGGGCGCTGAAAAGCGCACCCAGAAGAGCATGGCCGGCGATCTCGGACGGGTGTGACCATGGATGTCGCCTTCCTTCTCTCGACCATGGGCACCCTGATCGCGGCGGTGCCGACGACGCTCGGCCTGTTCGTGCTCTCGATCGTTTTCGGTTGCATGCTGGCACTGGTCGTCGTGTGGATGCGGGTGGCCGGCGGGCCGGTGCTGAGCCGCTTCGCACGCGTCTACGTGTTCGTGTTCCGCGGCTCGCCGCTGCTGATTCAGATGTTCCTGGTTTTCTACGGCCTCGGCCAGTTCGCGGTGATCCGGCAGTCGCCGCTGTGGCCGGCGCTGCGCGAGCCGTTCTTCTGCGCGGTGCTGTCGCTGGCGCTGTGCAATGCCGGCTATTCGGCGGAGATCTTCCGCGCCGGGCTGAAGGCAGTCTCGCCGCGCGAGATCGCGGCCGGCCGCGCCATCGGCATGTCGGGCTTCCTGCTGGTGCGCCGGATCATCGCCCCCATCGCGCTGCGCCACGCGCTGCCGGCCTATTCGACCGAGATCGTGCTGATGGTGAAATCCACCGCGCTCGCGAGCCTCGTGACGGTGTGGGAAGTGACCGGCGTCGCCCAGCGGCTGATCTCGCACACCTACCGCACCATGGAGGTGTTCCTCTGTGCGGCGGCGATCTACCTCATCCTCAACTTCGTCCTTCTTCAGGCGATGGCCTATCTCGAATACCGGCTCTCGGCCCATCGCCGCGCGCCGGCCATCGCCACCGGGCATTGAGCGCACCATTTCCGCAGGAGGCTTCCATGTCCCGTCCCACCCGCCTTTCGATCTCCGGCCTCCGCAAATCCTTCGGCAACCACGAGGTGCTGCGCGGCATTTCGTTCGACGCCCACGACGGGGACGTGATCTCGCTGCTCGGCTCCTCCGGCTCCGGAAAGTCGACCCTGCTTCGATGCATCAACCTGCTCGAGATTCCGGATGCCGGCGACATCACCGTCGACGGGGAGCTGATCCGGCTCGAGAAGCGCCGGGGCCGCACGGTGCCGTCGAGCCAGCGGCAGGTCGACCGCATCCGCACCGAACTCGGCATGGTGTTCCAGTCGTTCAATCTCTGGTCGCACATGACGATCCTTCAGAACGTCATCGAGGGGCCGGTGCACGTGCTGAAGCGCCCGCGGGCGGAGTGCATCGCCGAAGCCGAGGCGCTTCTGGAGAAGGTCGGCCTTGCGGACCGGCGCGACTATTACCCGGCGCATCTCTCCGGCGGCCAGCAGCAGCGCGCCGCGATCGCGCGGGCGCTTGCGATGAAGCCGAAGGCGATGCTGTTCGACGAGCCGACCTCCGCGCTCGACCCGGAGCTGGTCGGCGAGGTGCTGCGCGTCATGCGCGGCCTCGCGGAGG is a genomic window containing:
- a CDS encoding ABC transporter permease, whose product is MSILDLLGFGPKGWGGLLLVAALTTLAVTLTALAIGAVIGTLVTAMKLARSRVLRVVATAYTTVFRGVPELLVIYLIYFGGSSAVTAAGHWLGVEGFLGMPSFIAGALAVGLIAGAYEAEVFRGAYLAIPLGEIEAAKAVGMPTFMRLRRIILPQVLRTAIPGLGNVWQLSLKDSALVSVTGLADLMRTSQVAAGSTRQYFLFFIVGGALYLILTSLSDRIFTGAEKRTQKSMAGDLGRV
- a CDS encoding ABC transporter ATP-binding protein yields the protein MSRPTRLSISGLRKSFGNHEVLRGISFDAHDGDVISLLGSSGSGKSTLLRCINLLEIPDAGDITVDGELIRLEKRRGRTVPSSQRQVDRIRTELGMVFQSFNLWSHMTILQNVIEGPVHVLKRPRAECIAEAEALLEKVGLADRRDYYPAHLSGGQQQRAAIARALAMKPKAMLFDEPTSALDPELVGEVLRVMRGLAEEGMTMLVVTHEMNFARNVSNRVIYLNDGSVDCEGTPDEVFGDGASPRFRQFIGTVHA
- a CDS encoding ABC transporter permease, with amino-acid sequence MDVAFLLSTMGTLIAAVPTTLGLFVLSIVFGCMLALVVVWMRVAGGPVLSRFARVYVFVFRGSPLLIQMFLVFYGLGQFAVIRQSPLWPALREPFFCAVLSLALCNAGYSAEIFRAGLKAVSPREIAAGRAIGMSGFLLVRRIIAPIALRHALPAYSTEIVLMVKSTALASLVTVWEVTGVAQRLISHTYRTMEVFLCAAAIYLILNFVLLQAMAYLEYRLSAHRRAPAIATGH
- a CDS encoding transporter substrate-binding domain-containing protein; protein product: MTNRRHFLNAIAAIGLGVLALPGVAAAKEWKTVTIALEGAYAPWNLTNPDGSLDGFEPELAKYLCAHAKLDCKLIPQDWDGMIAALNAGKFDVIMDALSITDERKQVIDFSIPYAATHAAFAATKDSAFANAAGTGTVVKFTPELTDAKPTIEALRQKFKGATIGIQAATVYAKFIYDNFGDIATVREYKTGGERDLDLETGRLDLAFDDAVYLLSAFEKANGSLAFTGPEVGGTIFGVGEGLGLRKSDPELKAKFDEAIKAALADGTIKTLSMKWFKTDVTP